Within the Flavobacteriales bacterium genome, the region GCAGAGGTACCCCGGACGCAGCCGGGTCCCCCAAAGACAGATGTTACCGCTTCACAAAACTTTGATCATGGGAACGTAGCGTATGCTACAGAATAACCGGACGAAGGTGCAACCTTCGCCCAACAGCCCGTTGTCCGAGGTTCGTTTTTAGAATTCCGAGATGCACCTTCGTCATTCGTAATCCGTCATTCGTAATCCGTCATTCGCAATTGGTAATTAGCTGGTCAATGCCCGATTGCTCACTCTTGTCCTATGCCAACTTGAGACTCCTAACTTGAGACTCGCCACTCATTCAACTTTCTTCCCCCAAAACTGCACCACGCCCCACAACACGCCCAGTCCGAGCAGCATGGAGAATGCCGGGTGAAGTCCGAGTCCGGATGGCAGCGTACCGAACAGCAGGGAGGTGGCGCCCACCACCATTGCGTACGGCAGCTGTGTGCGCACGTGATCGATGTGGTTGCAACTGGAGGCCAGGGATGACAGGATCGTGGTGTCGCTGATGGGTGAACAGTGGTCGCCCAGCACGGCGCCGGCCAATACACAGGCCGTTACGTTGTGAAAGATAGGCAGCGTGGCAGCCATGTCGTAACCGTGTGCCTGGCATACAGACCATGTGGCGGCCAGCACCAGCGGGTACAGGATGGCCATGGTACCCCATGAACTTCCGGTGGAGAACGCAATTACGCAGGCCATCAGGAAGGTGAGCGACGGCAGGATGGTCGGCGGAATGCCGCTCGACAGCAGGCTGCCCGTAATGAAATCAGCCGTATGCATGTCGCTGGTGACCGCGGCAAGCGACCACGCCAGCAACAGGGTGAGGATGGCATGGAACATCGACTTGAAGCCGTTCACCATGGAAGTGATGCAGGTCTCCAGGTTCATGAGTCTTTGGCCGAGTGACAACAGCATGGCCGTCGCGGCGGAAGAGAGAGACGACCACAACAGCGCTGCATATGAATCCGCATTGCCGATCAGCACACCCAGCTTCTGAAAGAAGTTTCCGGGCGGACTTTCCATCATGTCCATCGATGCGAAAATGCGTCCCAGGTTTTTGGGTCCCACCTGAATGCCCTCATCAAGCAAGGCATCATAAGTGGCGTTCATGCCGGTGTATAGCAACCCGATGATGGCGCCTCCGACCAGCACAAGGATGGGAACCACTGCATTCAGCGCCGAATGCTTGATCCCTTCCAGCGGCTCGAACTGACCCATCTCGGCAGAGGTCAGGCTGCGGCTTTTGTCGCTTTCCACTTCCCCGTGGTGTACCGCGCGTTTCTCCGCCTTTAACATGGGGCCGAAGTCGCGGTTGCGTAAGATCAGGAACAACATGAAGACAAGCGTAAATACCGGGTAAAAGGAATATTGCAAGGATGAAAAGAAGATGGAATAACTGCTTTCCTTGATGCCGGTGCCCACGGTGCCGGATGAAATGTAACTCAGCTCGGCACCGATCCATGTGGTGATGAAGGCCACCGCCGCAACCGGTGCCGCGGTGCTGTCAACCAGGTAGCTGAGTTTCTCCCTCGATATCTTCAGCTTGTCGGTGATCGGGCGCATGGTGTTGCCCACCACCAGCGAGTTGGCGTAGTCGTCAAAGAACACCGCTACCCCGAGGAACCAGGTAACGAACTGGCCCGATTTACGCGTGGAGGCATACTTCGACAACCGGTTCACAACGCCCTGCATGCCCCCGTTTTTGGAGATGATGCCCACCATGCCACCGATGGTCAGCGAGAAAATGATGATGGCCGCATGTTCTTCATTGCTGAGCCCGCGGATGAGGTATGTATCAATCACCGCCAGGAAGCCGGAGAAGATGCCCATGATGCCCTTGGTGTAAAAGCCCAGTACGGAAGCACCGAACAGGATGCCTACGAAAAGCGAAGAGATGACCTCACGGAAGATGAGCGCCATCACAATGGCCAGCAGGGGTGGGAGGATCGATAGCCACAGCGGCATCGGATGAACGGGTTGCTGGTAATGATATGCACCGATCGAAAGGGACAGCTCTTCATCGTCGGAGGAAAAAACATGTGTTACAACCGCCTTTCCATCATCTGACATGTCCACATCATGCGTTTGGTCGCCGATGGTCACACGCAGCTGACCGTACTCCATCAGGTCGGGATGACCCAGGTCTTTGGCGTGGATCTCGATGGAGGTCTCCATGTCGGCCACGATCAGGTCGGGAACGGTGACTTCGAATTGGTCGGCTTCAAAGTTCAATGCCCTGGCGGGTGTGATGCAATGGAACCATGCCATTGCCACCAGCAGGATGATGTGAATGGGTGAAAAGCGTTTCTGCATACCGGGATTAGAATATCACGACTACGGGGGCGAAGATACACTGTTCCCGGAAAGCACAAAAGATATTAAACAACAGACCTTGGACTTCTAATCGCAGTTATGCATACGCCCCCGTTCATTGTCCTTCCGCTTCGTTCCCGCGACGCCCCATTCGTCATTCGTCATTGGTAATTGTCATGGCAAGCCGCCCCCGTATCTCCAACCGCCAACTTGAGACTCGCGACTTGCCACTCGCAACTTCATGTGGCGTACCTACGGCACGCAGGAATCATCCATTGAACCGAACGCTACCCATGTGTTGCTCCTATGGAGCAAGCCACTTCGTATAGCTGGCCGCTACTTACGACTAAGGACTAAAGACTAAAGACTTACGACTATCTTTTCTTACCTTTGAAGAAAGCATCACGCCATGACTGATTACCATCATATCATCACCATTGATCCATCGATCAGATTCGGAAAACCCTGCATTAAGGGCACAAGAATTTCTGTCTATGATGTGCTGAGTTGGTTTGCATCAGGCATGTCTAAGGCAGATATCCTTTCGGATTATCCCGAACTTACCGAAGAACAAATTCAGGCATGTCTGGCGTATGCGGCCGATAGGGAGCACAAAATACGCGTGGCCTCGTGAAGCTTCTTTTCGATCAGACGGCATGTTTGGAAATCATTGCTTAAAACAGTTCCCCGAAAGCACAAAAGATATTGGATTATAGACGCTGCCTGCCTTTTGAATACATACCCATGTTCATTGCCATTTCGCTTCGTTCCCACGACGCCCCATTCCTAATTCCTAACTTCTAATTGCTAATTAAACAGTAAGCTGCTTTGTTTGCCGAACCGCCAACTTGAGACTTGCAACTTGAGACTTGCAACTTACTTTTCTTATCTTGCCCCCAGCTAACGTACAAAGTACCCGTCATGAAAAAGAACACTTTGAAATACCTGGCCGGCGCATTGTTGCTTACCATGGCTGCATGTCAACCCGGAGGAAACGATGACGACACAACGGCCAACGACAGCACCGCTGTAAGCCAGGCCGAAGAGATCACCTCCTATGGTGAAACCTGGGTTAGCGAAGGTCATGTGGAAGTGGCCATGTTCAAAGAATTGCTCGAGCTGGGCGGTGAAGACCAGAAGACACTGGATGTAGGTGGCTCGCTGCAACAGGCCGGTGCCAACATTGTACTTGACGGTGGCGACGGTGCAACCCTATCCATGGCCACCAAAGAGTTTTCCGTACCCGAAGCGTGGGTGGGCAAACAAGTGGTGGTGAAGGTGCAAGGTGATCGCCAGCCCGGCGGTGACGGCAGCGAGTTCAAGTTCACCGCGCTGGGCGTAATGCTTCAAAAGTAATTCCCGTTCAGGCCGGTTGCCCGGTGCTGCAGAACAAGCGCAGCGCTTCATATAGTTTCTCGGTGGGAAGTCCCATTACATT harbors:
- a CDS encoding Na+/H+ antiporter NhaC family protein, producing MQKRFSPIHIILLVAMAWFHCITPARALNFEADQFEVTVPDLIVADMETSIEIHAKDLGHPDLMEYGQLRVTIGDQTHDVDMSDDGKAVVTHVFSSDDEELSLSIGAYHYQQPVHPMPLWLSILPPLLAIVMALIFREVISSLFVGILFGASVLGFYTKGIMGIFSGFLAVIDTYLIRGLSNEEHAAIIIFSLTIGGMVGIISKNGGMQGVVNRLSKYASTRKSGQFVTWFLGVAVFFDDYANSLVVGNTMRPITDKLKISREKLSYLVDSTAAPVAAVAFITTWIGAELSYISSGTVGTGIKESSYSIFFSSLQYSFYPVFTLVFMLFLILRNRDFGPMLKAEKRAVHHGEVESDKSRSLTSAEMGQFEPLEGIKHSALNAVVPILVLVGGAIIGLLYTGMNATYDALLDEGIQVGPKNLGRIFASMDMMESPPGNFFQKLGVLIGNADSYAALLWSSLSSAATAMLLSLGQRLMNLETCITSMVNGFKSMFHAILTLLLAWSLAAVTSDMHTADFITGSLLSSGIPPTILPSLTFLMACVIAFSTGSSWGTMAILYPLVLAATWSVCQAHGYDMAATLPIFHNVTACVLAGAVLGDHCSPISDTTILSSLASSCNHIDHVRTQLPYAMVVGATSLLFGTLPSGLGLHPAFSMLLGLGVLWGVVQFWGKKVE
- a CDS encoding DUF433 domain-containing protein, encoding MTDYHHIITIDPSIRFGKPCIKGTRISVYDVLSWFASGMSKADILSDYPELTEEQIQACLAYAADREHKIRVAS